From Longimicrobium sp.:
GGAGATGGTGATGCCGGGCGACAACGTGCAGATGGTGGTGGAGCTGATCACGCCGATCGCCATGGAGAAGGAGCTGCGCTTCGCCATCCGCGAGGGCGGCCGCACCGTGGGCGCCGGCGTCGTCACCGAGATCGTAGAGTAACCATCCGTGCGGGCGGCCGCGGCATGACCGCGG
This genomic window contains:
- the tuf gene encoding elongation factor Tu (EF-Tu; promotes GTP-dependent binding of aminoacyl-tRNA to the A-site of ribosomes during protein biosynthesis; when the tRNA anticodon matches the mRNA codon, GTP hydrolysis results; the inactive EF-Tu-GDP leaves the ribosome and release of GDP is promoted by elongation factor Ts; many prokaryotes have two copies of the gene encoding EF-Tu), translated to EMVMPGDNVQMVVELITPIAMEKELRFAIREGGRTVGAGVVTEIVE